A genomic stretch from Sphingobacterium sp. ML3W includes:
- a CDS encoding NAD(P)H-dependent oxidoreductase, translating into MKNILHIISSPRAEVSASRKLGIAVIQKIQEKYSDSIVKERDLTKSKVPLLEEVHINTFFTPAENHSEEQQSISKYSEDLISELKEADIIVIDSPMYNFSVPATLRAYFDFTSRAGYTFKYDENGPKGLLNDKKLYIAFTSGNIYSEGPYQIYDSNIPYIKNIFGFYGVSDISVFRAEGLSIPGIMETSLERAINNITID; encoded by the coding sequence ATGAAAAACATACTTCACATTATTTCAAGTCCAAGAGCGGAGGTATCTGCAAGTAGAAAATTAGGAATTGCTGTTATTCAAAAAATTCAGGAAAAGTATTCCGATAGCATTGTAAAAGAACGCGATCTTACAAAAAGTAAAGTTCCACTTTTAGAGGAGGTGCATATAAATACGTTTTTTACACCCGCTGAAAATCATTCTGAAGAACAGCAATCAATCAGCAAATATTCGGAAGATTTAATTTCGGAATTAAAGGAAGCTGACATTATTGTCATTGATTCTCCAATGTACAATTTTTCGGTTCCCGCGACTCTGAGAGCTTACTTCGATTTTACTTCAAGGGCAGGATATACTTTCAAATATGATGAAAATGGGCCAAAGGGCTTGTTAAACGACAAGAAGCTTTACATCGCTTTTACCTCTGGAAATATCTATTCGGAAGGCCCTTACCAAATATACGACTCCAATATTCCTTACATCAAAAATATCTTTGGCTTTTACGGTGTTTCTGACATCAGTGTTTTCCGCGCAGAAGGTCTTTCAATTCCCGGAATAATGGAGACATCACTCGAAAGAGCAATCAATAACATTACCATTGATTAA
- a CDS encoding helix-turn-helix domain-containing protein, with translation MENTIHLEEPITATKCSENLSSVEDAIYVIGGKWKLKIIIVLQENGNIRFNELQRNIKGISARVLSNELKDLELNGFVKRVVHAEQTPVVVEYISTDYSRTLKNVIIALSDWGKMHKQNIRTETFLNQ, from the coding sequence ATGGAAAATACAATTCATTTAGAGGAGCCCATTACAGCTACAAAATGTTCCGAAAATCTTTCCTCTGTTGAAGATGCAATTTATGTTATCGGTGGAAAATGGAAATTAAAGATTATTATTGTTCTGCAGGAAAACGGGAATATCAGATTTAATGAGCTTCAAAGAAATATTAAGGGGATCTCCGCGCGAGTGCTTTCAAATGAACTGAAAGACCTTGAATTAAACGGTTTTGTCAAAAGAGTTGTGCATGCTGAGCAAACGCCAGTGGTTGTAGAGTATATTTCCACAGATTACAGCAGAACCCTAAAAAACGTTATTATAGCACTTTCGGATTGGGGAAAAATGCATAAACAAAATATTCGGACAGAAACATTTTTAAATCAATAA
- a CDS encoding helix-turn-helix domain-containing protein yields the protein MKIECTSDYVKLNEKSYPCTVSLTMDLVGGKWKAVILYHLKDEAKRYSELRKEMPSVTEMTLSLQLKQLEKDGLVSREVYGKKPPIKVIYKLTDFGQSFVPVLEAITEWGNKAVSEKGEFVQAKI from the coding sequence ATGAAAATTGAATGTACCAGTGATTATGTAAAACTGAATGAGAAGAGCTACCCTTGTACGGTGAGTTTGACAATGGATTTAGTGGGAGGAAAATGGAAAGCGGTTATTCTGTATCATTTAAAGGACGAGGCCAAGAGGTATAGTGAACTTCGTAAAGAAATGCCATCCGTTACAGAAATGACATTGAGCTTGCAGTTGAAACAACTGGAAAAAGATGGGTTAGTGTCCAGGGAAGTATATGGTAAAAAACCTCCTATCAAAGTCATCTATAAATTAACCGATTTTGGTCAATCATTTGTTCCGGTTTTGGAGGCTATTACAGAGTGGGGTAATAAAGCTGTCAGTGAAAAAGGCGAGTTTGTGCAGGCAAAAATATAG
- a CDS encoding NmrA/HSCARG family protein: MISKLKKQDALEYDDRPIITVVGVLGKQGLSAARSLVESGLYRVRGITRRVNSAEAIKLAEQGVELLNLPLDLGYKKAFIEVFKGSYGVFLMTPNIAPPATHEFELGKELADAAVEAGVQHVIFSSLENVDKISGGKLFAPHFTDKARVEEYIRTLPVTSSFIYMAFFFTNLLEFYTPQVKGDSLVFPIYLPKDFRAPFVDPLTATGAAVLEIFSNPVEYSGKSLPVVGDMISPGEIVETFTKVTGKKAEYASAHTKEDMLKHFPEFEANDDLVREILGMASYVIEYGYYGKERDLEWSRQVNPQSFTWEQFLRNTGWKGQKLLF; encoded by the coding sequence ATGATATCAAAATTAAAAAAACAAGACGCTTTGGAGTACGATGATCGACCAATAATCACCGTCGTTGGTGTGCTGGGCAAACAAGGCTTGAGCGCCGCTCGTTCACTTGTGGAAAGTGGACTTTATCGGGTACGAGGCATTACCCGCAGGGTCAATTCAGCAGAAGCGATTAAGCTGGCAGAGCAGGGAGTTGAACTGCTGAATCTGCCTCTTGATCTTGGCTATAAAAAGGCTTTTATAGAAGTATTTAAGGGTTCTTATGGCGTTTTCTTGATGACGCCAAACATTGCCCCGCCAGCTACCCACGAATTTGAATTAGGGAAAGAGTTGGCGGATGCTGCCGTGGAAGCTGGTGTACAGCATGTTATTTTCAGCAGTTTGGAAAACGTGGATAAAATATCAGGCGGAAAATTGTTTGCCCCTCATTTTACAGACAAGGCCAGGGTCGAAGAATATATCCGAACGCTGCCCGTGACAAGCTCGTTTATTTACATGGCTTTCTTTTTCACAAATCTGCTTGAATTTTATACGCCGCAAGTAAAAGGAGACAGCCTTGTGTTCCCGATTTATTTACCCAAAGATTTTCGGGCGCCATTTGTTGATCCGCTTACAGCTACCGGAGCAGCAGTTCTGGAAATATTTTCCAATCCTGTTGAATACTCAGGTAAGTCCCTTCCAGTCGTAGGAGATATGATCTCCCCTGGGGAAATAGTGGAAACTTTCACAAAAGTTACAGGCAAAAAGGCTGAGTATGCCTCGGCACATACAAAAGAGGACATGCTTAAACACTTTCCAGAATTTGAGGCAAATGATGATTTGGTGAGGGAGATTTTGGGTATGGCAAGTTACGTTATTGAGTATGGGTATTACGGTAAGGAACGTGATCTGGAATGGAGTAGACAGGTAAATCCTCAAAGCTTTACATGGGAGCAATTTCTTCGCAATACAGGTTGGAAAGGTCAAAAACTTTTGTTTTGA
- a CDS encoding ElyC/SanA/YdcF family protein translates to MKKIKKFLLPVIILGLIALAFVLLTNSNVTTQTEKLIFTKLKDVPKTKVVIIFGAGINGDQPSRYLKDRLDAGISLYKNNKVDKILLSGDNGRDEYDELTVMKLYCQKNGVDTTKIFIDYAGFDSYSTMYRAKHIFHVDTAILVSQKYHLNRCIYLGDKLGIKSFGYSADRGVYPGYKYYAFREKLSVTKAVLDIIRGRKPKYLGEPVDVNGKSNYTKE, encoded by the coding sequence ATGAAAAAGATTAAAAAGTTCCTTTTACCGGTTATCATCCTAGGTCTAATAGCTCTAGCTTTCGTTTTGTTAACCAACAGTAACGTAACAACCCAAACCGAAAAGCTGATTTTCACCAAACTTAAAGATGTGCCAAAAACGAAGGTAGTCATCATTTTTGGCGCTGGTATAAACGGAGATCAACCCAGTAGGTATTTAAAAGATCGGTTGGATGCTGGGATTTCACTGTACAAAAATAATAAAGTGGATAAAATATTGCTGTCGGGAGATAACGGAAGAGATGAATACGATGAGCTCACGGTAATGAAGTTATATTGTCAGAAAAACGGTGTCGATACCACAAAAATTTTCATTGACTATGCTGGGTTTGATAGCTACTCGACTATGTACCGTGCAAAACATATTTTTCATGTTGATACAGCAATCTTGGTATCTCAGAAATACCACCTGAACAGATGTATTTATCTAGGCGATAAATTGGGCATAAAATCATTCGGCTATAGTGCAGATAGGGGTGTTTATCCAGGTTATAAATACTATGCATTTCGGGAAAAACTATCCGTCACCAAAGCCGTTTTGGATATTATAAGGGGCAGAAAACCAAAGTATCTAGGTGAACCGGTTGATGTAAATGGAAAATCAAATTATACGAAAGAATAG
- a CDS encoding protein adenylyltransferase SelO family protein, with protein sequence MNIENIGQPFLKKFPGDFSNNPMQRSTPKVLFATIKPAGFDQPQLITFNEALSEEIGLGKFEEKDLNFLVGSQLPDNIQTYATAYAGHQFGNWAGQLGDGRAILAGEITNAAGKKTEIQWKGAGATPYSRRADGRAVLRSSVREYMMSEAMYHLGVPTTRALSLAFTGEDVIRDIMYNGNPQHEKGAVVIRTAESFLRFGHFELMFAQGEHKLLQDLLDFTIENYFPEIVSSDLQKYKDFFEKVCTRTADLMVEWFRVGFVHGVMNTDNMSILGLTIDYGPYSMVDEYNLNFTPNTTDLPGRRYAFGKQGQIAHWNLWKLANVLQPIINDEKFLESTLNNFGTFFWESHDKMLCKKFGFDGLRKEDEDFFTNWQGLMQELEFDHTLFFHQLEKITPDTDLMEHFSPIAYTILNEERLGKLTDFIQQYQSRLHSNTISKEESLELMKTTNPKFILRNYLLYQCIEEISNGKTEMLLKLTQALENPYQELFPEFSVKRPSSYDDTAGCSTLSCSS encoded by the coding sequence ATGAATATCGAAAACATCGGACAACCTTTCCTCAAAAAATTTCCCGGAGATTTTTCCAATAATCCTATGCAGAGAAGCACGCCAAAAGTTTTATTTGCCACGATTAAACCTGCCGGCTTTGACCAGCCTCAATTAATTACTTTTAACGAGGCTCTTTCTGAGGAAATAGGGCTGGGAAAATTTGAAGAAAAAGATCTTAATTTTCTGGTGGGATCTCAGCTTCCTGACAATATTCAGACCTACGCGACAGCTTACGCTGGACATCAATTTGGTAACTGGGCAGGACAGCTAGGAGATGGAAGAGCTATTCTCGCAGGAGAAATTACCAATGCAGCGGGTAAGAAAACAGAGATCCAATGGAAAGGAGCTGGTGCAACTCCTTATTCAAGACGTGCAGACGGAAGAGCTGTATTGCGATCTTCTGTACGCGAATACATGATGAGTGAAGCCATGTATCACTTAGGTGTACCCACTACCAGAGCCTTGAGTCTGGCCTTTACAGGAGAAGATGTTATTCGGGATATCATGTATAACGGTAATCCACAGCACGAAAAAGGGGCCGTAGTGATAAGAACGGCCGAAAGCTTCCTCCGTTTTGGGCATTTTGAACTGATGTTTGCCCAGGGTGAACACAAGTTATTGCAGGATCTGCTTGATTTTACGATTGAAAATTACTTTCCTGAAATTGTTTCATCCGATCTTCAGAAATATAAAGATTTTTTTGAAAAAGTATGTACCCGCACGGCAGACTTAATGGTAGAATGGTTCAGAGTAGGTTTTGTTCATGGCGTAATGAACACAGACAATATGTCTATCTTAGGTTTAACGATTGACTATGGTCCCTATTCCATGGTAGATGAATATAATTTAAATTTCACTCCGAATACAACGGATCTTCCGGGAAGAAGATATGCATTTGGAAAGCAGGGACAGATTGCACACTGGAACCTCTGGAAACTTGCAAATGTCCTTCAGCCGATAATCAATGATGAAAAATTCCTGGAAAGCACGCTAAATAATTTTGGTACTTTTTTTTGGGAATCCCATGACAAAATGCTTTGCAAAAAATTCGGATTTGACGGGCTCAGAAAAGAGGATGAAGACTTTTTCACCAACTGGCAGGGCTTAATGCAAGAGTTGGAATTTGATCATACTCTATTCTTCCATCAATTAGAAAAAATAACTCCAGATACGGATCTAATGGAACATTTCAGCCCGATAGCTTATACTATTTTAAATGAAGAAAGGCTCGGAAAACTTACAGACTTCATTCAACAGTACCAATCCCGTCTACATTCAAATACAATTTCAAAGGAAGAATCCCTGGAATTAATGAAAACGACAAATCCTAAATTTATACTGAGAAACTACCTGCTTTACCAGTGTATTGAAGAAATTAGTAATGGGAAAACAGAGATGCTACTCAAACTAACTCAGGCTTTAGAAAATCCATACCAAGAACTATTTCCGGAATTTTCTGTAAAGCGCCCATCCAGCTATGATGACACCGCAGGATGCTCTACACTTTCATGTAGCTCGTAA
- the dinB gene encoding DNA polymerase IV, whose translation MERSIVHCDLDTFFVSVERLQNSKLIGVPVLIGGSSDRGVVASCSYEARKFGVHSAMPMRLAMRMCPEAIVVRGDHDMYSQYSSIVTQIIEEETPIVEKASIDEHYLDVSGMDRFFGCWKWTQELRQRIIKETGLPISFGLSVNKTVSKIATGTAKPCGEKQVQGGTEKGFLAPLSIRKIPMVGDKSFTLLRNMGISKIGTLQQMEVFTMQKVLGENGINIWRKANGLDDSLVVPFREQKSMSKENTFQQDTIDMDVLRRTLISMVDTLAFDLRKDQKLTSCVTLKIRYSNFDTHTQQLQVGYTNSDRKLTEVVLSLFKKLYSRRMLIRLIGIKFSGLIYGSYQTHLFDDSADEVNLMQAMDKIRKRYGAEFLMKGICAPLPEKGGEYALKST comes from the coding sequence ATGGAAAGGAGTATAGTACATTGTGATCTAGATACATTCTTTGTATCTGTCGAGCGTTTGCAGAATAGCAAGCTTATTGGAGTACCTGTGCTCATAGGGGGGAGCAGTGACCGTGGGGTAGTTGCATCCTGTTCCTATGAGGCCCGTAAGTTTGGCGTACATTCCGCTATGCCGATGCGGCTAGCCATGCGTATGTGTCCCGAAGCGATTGTGGTGCGGGGGGATCATGATATGTACAGTCAGTATTCCAGTATCGTGACGCAGATTATCGAAGAGGAGACACCCATTGTTGAAAAAGCAAGTATAGATGAGCATTATCTTGATGTCTCGGGAATGGATCGCTTTTTTGGCTGTTGGAAATGGACACAAGAGCTTCGCCAGCGGATTATCAAAGAAACAGGATTGCCCATCAGCTTCGGATTATCCGTCAACAAGACCGTTTCCAAGATCGCGACGGGGACAGCCAAGCCCTGTGGCGAAAAGCAAGTTCAAGGCGGTACCGAAAAAGGATTTCTAGCTCCACTGTCCATCCGCAAGATCCCCATGGTCGGGGATAAATCTTTTACCCTGCTGCGTAATATGGGGATCTCCAAGATCGGAACCTTACAGCAGATGGAAGTATTCACGATGCAGAAAGTCCTCGGCGAGAATGGGATCAACATCTGGCGTAAAGCCAATGGTCTGGACGATTCATTGGTCGTACCTTTTCGTGAACAAAAGTCCATGTCCAAGGAAAACACCTTTCAGCAGGATACCATCGATATGGATGTACTTCGCCGCACCTTGATCAGCATGGTCGATACACTGGCCTTCGATCTGCGGAAAGATCAGAAGCTGACGAGTTGTGTCACCCTTAAGATCCGCTATAGCAATTTCGATACCCATACCCAGCAGCTGCAGGTCGGTTATACCAACTCCGATCGAAAGTTAACGGAAGTTGTGCTCTCCCTTTTTAAGAAACTGTATAGCCGCAGGATGCTGATACGGCTTATCGGGATCAAGTTCTCAGGACTGATCTACGGTTCCTATCAGACCCATCTTTTTGATGATAGTGCCGACGAAGTCAACCTGATGCAGGCTATGGACAAGATCCGAAAACGTTATGGTGCCGAATTTCTGATGAAAGGTATCTGTGCACCGTTACCTGAGAAAGGAGGGGAGTATGCTCTTAAATCTACATAG
- a CDS encoding luciferase family protein: protein MRFWMFFTKPELLDWIDELEEDVARMPETTIGIHKYGGTQFNYKGREFAHVHSNGLLDILLNKELKQSLMLERKIKDHHVLKNSGWISFHLHNKQT, encoded by the coding sequence ATGAGATTTTGGATGTTTTTTACCAAACCCGAATTACTGGATTGGATCGATGAACTGGAAGAAGATGTGGCGCGGATGCCCGAAACTACGATTGGAATACATAAATATGGTGGGACTCAGTTTAATTATAAGGGAAGAGAGTTTGCACATGTACACAGTAATGGCTTATTGGACATCTTATTAAATAAAGAGCTAAAACAATCCCTGATGCTTGAAAGAAAAATTAAGGATCATCATGTACTTAAAAATTCAGGATGGATAAGTTTTCACCTTCACAATAAACAGACATAG
- a CDS encoding SusD/RagB family nutrient-binding outer membrane lipoprotein — protein MDNTIKFFPYSRFICILLATCLLTGCTKNFTELNTNPAGVTDEEANADYALVASFLAQAQRDIIPENVGEYQLANNLCSDTYAGYLTPPTPFVGNANNVTYSLVPGWYQAIFVDRYIKAMNPLFRVERDTRQDKRLQDIFAFAKLLKVSAMHRTSDKVGPIIYSKYNMPNENGQIDYDSQENAYKNFFLDLDTATTILKDIQNNPKSAAMAKSDMAYTADNYKRWLRYANTLRLRLAIRIVAIAPNIAKTEGEKALNPANGGLLEVNADNCIIGLSTDHPLNTITGAWGDTRMSAPVESILGGYDDPRMAKLFDLAADPLVAGQYKGIRSGINIDGKSRYENYSKLRAFPNQMQLMIAAESWFLKAEAALRGWSNAGTAKTNYETGIDRSFEMYGLSSQVTAYKNNSTSKPKAYVDPKAIKAGENNVAIGSPYLSTMTIRWEDGDSNDRKLERIITQKWIAMFPDGDEAWAEYRRTGYPILFPNIVNFSGNTIPTIPGIRRMPYPQREYDSNNQSVTAALQLLNGPDNGGTRLWWDVANKHF, from the coding sequence ATGGACAATACAATCAAATTTTTCCCTTATAGCAGATTCATCTGCATCTTGCTCGCTACCTGCTTGCTAACGGGCTGTACCAAAAACTTCACTGAATTAAACACGAATCCTGCAGGTGTAACGGACGAAGAGGCAAATGCTGACTATGCACTAGTCGCCTCATTTTTGGCCCAGGCACAACGTGATATTATTCCCGAAAACGTCGGTGAATATCAGTTGGCCAATAACCTCTGCAGTGACACCTATGCGGGATACCTTACTCCCCCAACTCCCTTCGTCGGAAACGCGAATAACGTTACCTATAGCCTAGTACCAGGCTGGTATCAGGCTATTTTTGTAGATCGCTACATCAAAGCCATGAATCCGCTTTTCCGTGTGGAACGCGACACCCGTCAAGATAAACGGCTTCAGGATATCTTCGCTTTTGCCAAACTTCTGAAAGTATCGGCTATGCATCGCACTAGTGACAAAGTTGGCCCCATTATTTACAGCAAATATAATATGCCCAATGAAAATGGACAGATCGATTACGATTCGCAGGAAAATGCATACAAAAACTTCTTTTTGGACCTGGATACGGCGACAACGATCTTAAAAGATATCCAGAATAATCCAAAATCCGCAGCAATGGCCAAGTCTGATATGGCTTATACAGCGGATAATTATAAGCGTTGGCTACGCTATGCAAATACGCTGCGTCTACGACTGGCGATACGTATCGTTGCCATAGCACCCAATATTGCAAAAACGGAGGGTGAAAAAGCACTCAATCCTGCCAATGGTGGACTACTTGAGGTAAACGCCGACAACTGCATTATCGGGCTCAGTACGGATCACCCCTTAAATACCATCACTGGTGCATGGGGTGATACACGCATGAGTGCGCCCGTAGAATCCATACTCGGTGGTTATGATGATCCACGCATGGCAAAATTATTTGACCTTGCAGCGGATCCCCTGGTAGCTGGGCAGTATAAAGGCATACGCTCAGGTATAAATATAGATGGCAAAAGCCGTTATGAAAACTATTCGAAGCTCCGAGCTTTTCCGAATCAGATGCAATTAATGATCGCCGCTGAAAGCTGGTTTTTGAAAGCAGAAGCTGCGCTGCGCGGCTGGTCCAATGCAGGAACAGCAAAGACCAACTACGAAACCGGTATAGACCGTTCCTTCGAAATGTATGGACTAAGCAGCCAGGTTACGGCTTATAAGAATAATAGCACGAGCAAACCCAAAGCGTATGTTGACCCAAAAGCTATTAAAGCTGGTGAAAATAACGTAGCTATTGGCTCTCCTTATTTGAGCACGATGACTATCCGCTGGGAGGACGGAGACTCGAATGACAGGAAACTTGAGCGCATCATAACACAAAAATGGATCGCCATGTTTCCGGATGGTGATGAAGCCTGGGCAGAATACCGTCGTACAGGTTATCCCATTTTATTTCCTAACATTGTAAATTTCAGCGGGAACACCATACCTACAATTCCAGGCATCCGCCGCATGCCTTATCCGCAACGTGAGTATGATAGTAATAATCAGTCTGTCACAGCTGCTTTACAGCTATTGAACGGCCCCGATAACGGTGGTACACGACTGTGGTGGGATGTGGCGAACAAGCATTTTTAG
- the dnaE gene encoding DNA polymerase III subunit alpha, with protein sequence MLLNLHSYFSLRFGTLSLQDLISGMLAGGYDTAVLTDINNSSGSLDFIKMGREAGLNLLAGMEFRDGDQLCFIAIAKNEQGFREINEYRTKLNMENRATPECAPEFEQVFVIYPFSRINTFQLRDFEYIGIRPSERTRAQLLERKLLDRCVIFAPVSFRRADYTLHRQLRAIDNNLLISQLEREQVAAEDEVFVAKVKLMQLFSELPQLLTNTNRILGQCSFSFDFTSVKNKATFTDNRYNDKQLLHKYCMEGFIRRYGRNDSFAADRIQRELEIIENLRFSSYFLITDDICRHARSRSFHYVGRGSGANSAVAYCLGITDVDPIALNLPFERFLNPKRKSPPDFDVDFSWNERDEMYAYIFNSYQTGHTALMGAMSTFRSRSILRELGKVYGLPKTEIDRLVHEPEHMLNKNEVTNTILSVYNRMADFPNQRTIHASGVLISEEPLTCYSAMDNPPKGLPTMQFDMYVAEDIGFEKFDILSQRGIGHIKDCCTIVRENLGVVIDTDNPKRFFEDDNIAAQLKSANTIGCFYVESPAMRQLLTKLRCDDYLTLVAASSIIRPGVASSGMMGEYIRRHHDPSTVVYPHPVFKEQLEETYGVMVYQEDVMKIANAYGGLDMADSDVLRRMMSGKYRNKDHLLEIEDKFFSNCKTKGYDEKISWEIWRQMESFAGYSFNKAHSASYAVESYQSLFLKTYYPLEFMVAVLNNYGGFYNRKVYVNEARVSGGTICLPCVNQSIFNTSIKGKDIYLGFDCLQHLEEKLAHRIIAERERNSMYQSMEDFVKRTQVGLEQVIILIRVGALRFTGLGKKELLWEAHLLMSRHKPAGVGMALFETESRKPILPPLEEDILEDYYDEMELIGFCVTGTLFDLAKSDYRGDMPSKELHFHKGKIVRVVGDFVCEKFVKTKRGDQMKFGTFLDTEGHFFDTVHFPQTLVKYPLRGAGIYLIEGKVIVEYGCPSIEVIRCAKMPLKPDPRSE encoded by the coding sequence ATGCTCTTAAATCTACATAGTTACTTTAGCCTACGATTTGGCACACTGAGTCTACAGGATCTTATTTCGGGGATGCTGGCAGGTGGTTATGATACTGCAGTTTTGACCGATATCAACAACAGTTCGGGATCGCTGGATTTTATTAAAATGGGGCGTGAGGCTGGACTCAATCTCCTTGCAGGCATGGAATTCCGTGATGGTGATCAGCTTTGTTTCATCGCCATCGCCAAGAACGAACAGGGATTTCGGGAGATCAACGAATATCGGACCAAGCTCAATATGGAAAACCGTGCCACACCCGAGTGTGCACCCGAGTTTGAACAGGTCTTTGTGATCTATCCCTTTAGCCGGATCAATACATTTCAATTGCGGGACTTTGAATACATTGGTATCCGCCCAAGTGAGCGCACCCGCGCGCAACTGCTGGAGCGGAAGCTGCTTGACCGCTGTGTGATCTTCGCACCCGTTAGTTTCCGCCGAGCTGATTATACCCTGCATCGGCAACTACGAGCTATTGACAACAATCTGTTGATATCCCAATTGGAAAGGGAGCAGGTCGCTGCCGAAGATGAAGTCTTTGTTGCTAAGGTCAAGCTGATGCAACTATTTTCCGAGTTACCACAACTGCTGACCAATACCAACCGTATACTAGGACAATGTTCCTTCAGTTTTGATTTTACTAGTGTCAAGAATAAAGCGACCTTTACCGACAATCGCTACAACGATAAGCAGCTATTGCATAAGTACTGCATGGAGGGATTTATCAGACGTTATGGCCGAAATGATAGCTTTGCTGCCGATCGTATCCAGCGCGAACTTGAAATCATTGAAAACCTGCGTTTCTCGAGTTATTTCCTTATTACCGATGATATCTGTCGCCATGCGCGTAGTCGTAGTTTTCATTACGTAGGCCGTGGATCAGGAGCAAATTCTGCCGTGGCCTATTGCCTCGGGATTACGGATGTTGATCCCATAGCCCTCAACCTTCCTTTTGAGCGTTTCCTCAATCCGAAGCGGAAGAGTCCACCCGATTTTGATGTCGACTTTAGCTGGAATGAGCGGGACGAAATGTATGCGTATATTTTTAACAGTTATCAGACCGGTCATACAGCATTGATGGGTGCCATGAGTACATTTCGGTCGCGTAGTATCTTACGTGAACTCGGTAAGGTATACGGTCTGCCCAAAACAGAGATCGACCGACTGGTGCACGAGCCGGAGCATATGCTCAATAAAAATGAAGTCACGAATACTATTTTGAGCGTGTATAACCGCATGGCCGATTTTCCCAATCAACGAACCATTCATGCCAGTGGGGTACTGATTTCCGAGGAGCCGCTGACATGTTATTCTGCCATGGACAATCCACCCAAAGGACTACCCACCATGCAGTTTGATATGTATGTTGCCGAAGATATCGGTTTTGAAAAATTTGATATCCTTTCCCAGCGCGGTATCGGCCATATCAAAGATTGCTGCACCATTGTTCGGGAGAACCTGGGCGTTGTCATTGACACCGACAATCCAAAGCGCTTTTTCGAGGACGACAATATTGCCGCACAGCTCAAATCAGCCAATACCATTGGCTGCTTCTACGTCGAAAGCCCGGCCATGCGACAGCTACTGACCAAGCTGCGCTGTGACGATTACCTGACCCTGGTGGCAGCCTCATCCATTATCCGCCCTGGTGTCGCCAGTTCAGGCATGATGGGTGAATACATCCGTCGCCATCACGATCCCAGCACAGTAGTCTATCCACACCCTGTATTCAAGGAACAGCTTGAAGAGACTTACGGGGTTATGGTGTATCAGGAGGATGTAATGAAAATCGCCAATGCCTATGGTGGGCTTGATATGGCCGACTCCGATGTGCTGCGACGTATGATGTCGGGCAAATATCGCAACAAAGACCATCTACTTGAGATCGAGGACAAGTTCTTTTCCAACTGCAAAACCAAAGGCTATGATGAAAAAATCAGCTGGGAGATCTGGCGGCAGATGGAAAGCTTTGCCGGATACTCGTTTAACAAGGCACACTCTGCATCCTATGCGGTAGAGAGCTACCAGAGTCTGTTTCTCAAGACCTATTACCCATTGGAGTTTATGGTTGCTGTACTGAACAATTATGGTGGTTTTTACAATCGTAAGGTCTATGTCAATGAAGCGCGCGTATCTGGTGGTACCATTTGCCTGCCCTGTGTCAATCAGTCGATTTTCAATACCTCGATCAAGGGTAAGGATATCTATCTCGGTTTTGATTGTCTGCAGCATCTGGAAGAGAAATTAGCCCATCGGATTATAGCCGAACGTGAGCGAAATAGTATGTATCAGAGTATGGAGGACTTTGTCAAAAGGACGCAGGTTGGGCTCGAACAGGTTATTATTTTGATCCGTGTAGGAGCTTTGCGGTTTACGGGGCTAGGGAAGAAGGAATTGCTGTGGGAGGCCCACCTGTTGATGAGCAGACACAAGCCCGCTGGGGTAGGTATGGCCCTGTTTGAGACCGAGAGCCGCAAACCGATTCTTCCTCCTTTGGAAGAAGATATCCTGGAGGACTATTACGATGAGATGGAGCTCATTGGTTTTTGTGTGACAGGGACGCTCTTTGACCTTGCCAAAAGCGATTACCGTGGTGATATGCCATCCAAGGAACTCCATTTTCACAAGGGTAAAATTGTACGCGTTGTCGGCGATTTTGTCTGTGAGAAATTTGTGAAGACCAAGCGTGGCGACCAGATGAAATTCGGAACCTTCCTGGACACTGAAGGGCATTTCTTTGATACCGTACATTTCCCACAAACACTCGTAAAATATCCCCTAAGAGGAGCGGGGATCTATCTGATCGAGGGCAAGGTCATTGTCGAATATGGATGTCCATCCATTGAAGTTATCCGCTGTGCGAAGATGCCTTTAAAACCCGATCCGAGGAGTGAGTAA